A region of Scleropages formosus chromosome 2, fSclFor1.1, whole genome shotgun sequence DNA encodes the following proteins:
- the nrcama gene encoding neuronal cell adhesion molecule a isoform X8, with protein sequence MCPPAMERMGKHTLRGGVVLLFFLGHTITALEVPLDLPQPPTITHQSPKDYIIDPRENIVIYCEAKGKPHPSFSWTRNGTHFDIDRDPKVIMKPSSGTLVIDISGEKAEAYEGIYQCMARNEHGTAVSNNIVIRQSRSPLWAKERNEPIIVQEGVSLVLPCRPPAGLPPPIIFWMDNNFQRLPQSSRVSQALNGDLYFSNVQMEDTRSDYICYARFPHTQTIQQKQPITVNVLNNSPAGERPPKLMVPHGTTSTAMVLRGEVLELECIAEGLPTPEITWRKESGELPSDRVSFLSFQKTLRISDVTEADAGGYRCTAMNRLGSMHHIITVTVEAAPYWISAPTNLILAPKETGVLICRASGNPKPTITWSMNGIPIENSPTDHNRKVEDDSIIFTHVQAGSSAVYQCNASNEFGYLLGNAFVNVLAEPPRMLTPPNKIYQVITNSPALLDCANFGSPIPKVTWFKDSQTSVLDGDPYVQHKNGTLEIHVAQKANSGKYTCVAMNSLGKTENSVHLEVKEPTRILKQPEYKVAQRNQNVVFECKVKHDPTLIPTMIWQKDNQELPDDERFVVDADSLTINDVTEVDAGTYTCIMNTTLDQDSASAMLTVVEQPDPPTDLELTDPQQRSVQLTWVSGDDNNSPIQKFIIQYEDALHEQGVWHNLTEVPGTKSTAQLKLSPYVHYTFRVLALNEVGLSKPSSTSRQYKTDPAAPEENPSGVEAEGTERDNLVISWKPLTGLQSNGPGLQYKVMWRQKDVETDWNSVRVANVSKFVVSGTKTFVPYEVKVQAVNDYGSSPEPEAVLGYSGEDFPTAPPQGVKALVKNSSLAEVQWVPVPQPLVQGRLKGYTVYYWRERSLEAQDPHVEEQKNLTFSGNRTHGMLPGLQPYSLYSFNVRAVNGKGEGPPSSSQQFETPEGVPGNPEFVRVTNPTLDSLTVVWGPPKEPNGRLTGYTLRYQPISNTSELGPAVEKFFPANETTVTLLNLKNSTRYKFYINANTVMGSGATITEEGVTVIDEVLVHRPAVDMGKGYTELPHPISPITQSLRPPFRKVHPVGPAFGNVSSSVGEDGAVLSWEYWGADKNVYVEYTVENSKEDWKKESVNSSQTYHIKGLKPGTLYKVRVVAKDQSGKTVHSTEELLINVPAMASRQVDIATQGWFIGLMCAIALLILVLLIACFIKRNKGGKYPVKEKEDAHADPEIQPMKEDDGTFGEYSDTEDHKPLKGSRTPSNGTVKKDDSDDSLVDYGEGGDGQFNEDGSFIGQYSGRKERDTAEGNESSEAPSPVNAMNSFV encoded by the exons ATGTGCCCTCCAGCGATGGAGAGGATGGGAAAACACACGCTACGTGGAGGCGTCGTGCTTCTTTTCTTCCTGGGCCACACGATCACGGCTCTGGAAGTACCCCTTGACC TGCCGCAGCCACCTACTATAACTCACCAGTCGCCAAAGGATTACATCATTGACCCGCGGGAGAACATCGTGATCTACTGTGAGGCCAAAGGGAAGCCCCACCCGAG CTTCTCATGGACCAGGAACGGAACGCACTTCGACATTGACCGGGACCCCAAGGTGATCATGAAGCCAAGCTCTGGGACCCTGGTCATTGACATCAGCGGGGAGAAGGCTGAAGCCTATGAAGGCATCTACCAGTGCATGGCTCGGAATGAGCACGGCACCGCGGTGTCCAACAACATCGTCATCCGCCAGTCCA GGTCCCCCTTGTGGGCAAAGGAGAGGAACGAGCCCATCATCGTGCAGGAAGGGGTATCTCTGGTCCTGCCCTGCAGACCCCCGGCTGGGCTCCCACCACCCATCATCTTCTGGATGGACAACA ATTTCCAGAGACTTCCACAGAGCAGTCGAGTTTCGCAGGCCTTGAACGGGGACCTGTACTTCTCCAATGTGCAGATGGAGGACACGCGCAGCGACTACATCTGCTACGCTCGGTTCCCCCACACCCAGACCATCCAACAAAAGCAGCCCATCACGGTTAATGTGCTGAACA ACAGTCCTGCCGGAGAGCGTCCCCCGAAATTAATGGTGCCGCATGGCACCACCAGCACAGCGATGGTCCTGAGGGGAGAGGTTCTGGAGCTCGAGTGCATCGCCGAGGgcct GCCAACCCCAGAAATCACCTGGAGGAAGGAGAGCGGAGAGCTACCCAGCGACCGGGTCTCCTTCCTCAGCTTCCAGAAGACACTGCGGATTTCCGACGTGACTGAAGCAGATGCTGGTGGCTACCGCTGCACAGCCATGAACCGCTTGGGCTCAATGCACCACATTATCACAGTCACAGTCGAAG CTGCTCCCTACTGGATCAGTGCACCCACGAATCTCATTCTGGCCCCCAAGGAGACGGGTGTTCTCATCTGCAGAGCCAGTGGGAACCCCAAGCCTACAATAACTTGGTCCATGAACGGCATTCCTATTGAGA ACTCACCCACAGACCACAACAGGAAGGTGGAAGACGACAGCATCATCTTTACACATGTTCAGGCTGGATCCAGCGCTGTTTACCAATGCAATGCCTCTAATGAATTTGGCTATCTGCTGGGCAACGCTTTTGTTAATGTACTAG CGGAGCCACCAAGGATGCTGACCCCACCAAACAAAATTTATCAGGTCATCACCAACAGTCCTGCCTTGCTGGACTGTGCAAACTTTGGGTCCCCTATCCCAAAGGTTACATG GTTCAAGGACAGCCAGACGAGTGTGCTTGACGGGGACCCCTACGTGCAGCACAAGAATGGTACGCTGGAGATCCATGTGGCTCAGAAGGCCAACAGCGGCAAGTACACTTGTGTGGCCATGAACTCCCTTGGCAAAACGGAGAACTCTGTCCACCTGGAGGTCAAAG AGCCCACCAGGATCCTCAAGCAACCTGAGTACAAGGTTGCCCAGAGGAACCAGAATGTGgtttttgagtgcaaggtgaaGCATGACCCCACACTCATTCCCACCATGATCTGGCAGAAAGACAACCAAGAGTTGCCGGACGATGAGAG GTTTGTGGTGGATGCGGACAGCCTGACCATCAATGACGTGACAGAGGTGGATGCGGGCACCTACACCTGCATTATGAACACAACCTTGGACCAGGACTCAGCCAGCGCCATGCTCACAGTCGTCG AACAACCGGATCCCCCAACAGACCTGGAGCTCACAGACCCACAGCAGAGGAGTGTCCAGCTAACCTGGGTCTCAGGAGACGATAACAACAGCCCCATCCAGA AATTCATCATCCAGTATGAGGATGCACTTCACGAACAAGGCGTTTGGCACAACCTGACCGAGGTCCCTGGGACAAAGTCCACGGCCCAGCTGAAACTCTCCCCTTATGTTCACTACACCTTTAGGGTACTGGCACTCAATGAGGTGGGCCTGAGCAAGCCCAGCTCCACATCCCGGCAGTACAAAACTGACCCGGCAG CTCCCGAGGAGAATCCTTCTGGAGTAGAGGCTGAAGGAACCGAACGTGACAACTTAGTGATATCGTGGAAG CCGCTGACCGGCCTGCAGTCCAATGGGCCGGGACTCCAGTACAAGGTCATGTGGAGGCAGAAGGATGTGGAAACGGACTGGAATTCCGTGAGGGTAGCCAACGTGTCCAAGTTCGTGGTGTCGGGCACGAAGACCTTTGTCCCGTACGAGGTGAAGGTGCAGGCGGTCAATGACTATGGGAGCAGTCCAGAACCAGAGGCGGTCCTTGGGTACTCAGGGGAAGACT TCCCTACAGCCCCCCCGCAGGGAGTGAAGGCCCTGGTGAAGAACAGCTCCTTGGCAGAGGTCCAGTGGGTGCCCGTCCCTCAGCCCTTGGTCCAGGGCCGTCTGAAGGGCTATACG GTCTACTACTGGAGGGAAAGGAGTCTCGAAGCACAAGACCCCCATGTGGAAGAACAGAAGAACCTGACCTTTAGTGGGAACAGGACCCATGGAATGCTCCCTGGACTGCAGCCCTACAGCCTCTACAGCTTCAACGTGAGGGCTGTCAACGGGAAGGGCGAGGGTCCACCAAGCTCCAGTCAGCAGTTTGAGACCCCTGAGGGAG TTCCTGGGAATCCCGAATTCGTCAGGGTCACAAACCCCACGCTGGACTCCCTGACCGTGGTGTGGGGGCCTCCCAAAGAGCCCAATGGTCGCTTGACGGGCTACACTCTCAGATACCAGCCGA tCAGTAACACAAGTGAGTTGGGCCCAGCGGTGGAGAAGTTCTTCCCAGCCAACGAAACTACTGTCACATTGCTCAACCTCAAAAACAGTACCCGCTATAAGTTTTATATCAATGCCAATACGGTCATGGGATCAGGAGCCACAATAACAGAGGAAGGAGTCACTGTTATAGACGAAG TCCTTGTGCATCGCCCTGCAGTAGATATGGGCAAAG GGTACACAGAGCTCCCTCATCCAATCTCCCCTATCACACAGTCTCTGCGTCCGCCATTCCGCAAGG TGCACCCGGTGGGTCCGGCGTTTGGAAACGTTAGCTCGTCCGTGGGAGAGGACGGAGCCGTTCTCAGTTGGGAGTACTGGGGCGCAGATAAGAATGTTTATGTTGAATACACTGTAGAAAATA GTAAAGAAGATTGGAAAAAAGAGTCTGTAAACAGCTCCCAGACTTACCACATTAAAGGCTTAAAACCCGGGACGTTGTATAAAGTGCGGGTCGTTGCTAAAGATCAGTCCGGCAAAACGGTTCACAGTACAGAAGAGCTTTTAATAAATGTTCCAG CCATGGCGAGTCGGCAGGTTGACATCGCCACGCAAGGCTGGTTCATCGGACTCATGTGCGCCATCGCCCTACTCATCCTAGTCTTGCTCATTGCCTGCTTCATCAAGAGGAACAAAGGCGGCAAGTACCCAG tgaaagagaaggaagaCGCCCATGCGGATCCCGAAATCCAGCCAATGAAGGAGGATGACGGGACATTTGGGGAATACAG TGACACCGAGGACCATAAACCTCTGAAAGGGAGCCGCACTCCTTCCAACGGCACGGTAAAGAAAGACGACAGCGACGACAGTCTGGTCGACTACGGCGAAGGCGGGGACGGCCAGTTCAACGAGGACGGCTCCTTCATCGGCCAGTACAGcgggaggaaggagagggacACGGCCGAGGGCAACGAGAGCTCGGAGGCGCCCTCCCCCGTCAACGCCATGAACTCCTTCGTGTAA
- the nrcama gene encoding neuronal cell adhesion molecule a isoform X12: MCPPAMERMGKHTLRGGVVLLFFLGHTITALEVPLDLPQPPTITHQSPKDYIIDPRENIVIYCEAKGKPHPSFSWTRNGTHFDIDRDPKVIMKPSSGTLVIDISGEKAEAYEGIYQCMARNEHGTAVSNNIVIRQSRSPLWAKERNEPIIVQEGVSLVLPCRPPAGLPPPIIFWMDNNFQRLPQSSRVSQALNGDLYFSNVQMEDTRSDYICYARFPHTQTIQQKQPITVNVLNMDAINETMAAFLNDTDFFSDSPAGERPPKLMVPHGTTSTAMVLRGEVLELECIAEGLPTPEITWRKESGELPSDRVSFLSFQKTLRISDVTEADAGGYRCTAMNRLGSMHHIITVTVEAAPYWISAPTNLILAPKETGVLICRASGNPKPTITWSMNGIPIENSPTDHNRKVEDDSIIFTHVQAGSSAVYQCNASNEFGYLLGNAFVNVLAEPPRMLTPPNKIYQVITNSPALLDCANFGSPIPKVTWFKDSQTSVLDGDPYVQHKNGTLEIHVAQKANSGKYTCVAMNSLGKTENSVHLEVKEPTRILKQPEYKVAQRNQNVVFECKVKHDPTLIPTMIWQKDNQELPDDERFVVDADSLTINDVTEVDAGTYTCIMNTTLDQDSASAMLTVVEQPDPPTDLELTDPQQRSVQLTWVSGDDNNSPIQKFIIQYEDALHEQGVWHNLTEVPGTKSTAQLKLSPYVHYTFRVLALNEVGLSKPSSTSRQYKTDPAAPEENPSGVEAEGTERDNLVISWKPLTGLQSNGPGLQYKVMWRQKDVETDWNSVRVANVSKFVVSGTKTFVPYEVKVQAVNDYGSSPEPEAVLGYSGEDFPTAPPQGVKALVKNSSLAEVQWVPVPQPLVQGRLKGYTVYYWRERSLEAQDPHVEEQKNLTFSGNRTHGMLPGLQPYSLYSFNVRAVNGKGEGPPSSSQQFETPEGVPGNPEFVRVTNPTLDSLTVVWGPPKEPNGRLTGYTLRYQPISNTSELGPAVEKFFPANETTVTLLNLKNSTRYKFYINANTVMGSGATITEEGVTVIDEAMASRQVDIATQGWFIGLMCAIALLILVLLIACFIKRNKGGKYPVKEKEDAHADPEIQPMKEDDGTFGEYSDTEDHKPLKGSRTPSNGTVKKDDSDDSLVDYGEGGDGQFNEDGSFIGQYSGRKERDTAEGNESSEAPSPVNAMNSFV; the protein is encoded by the exons ATGTGCCCTCCAGCGATGGAGAGGATGGGAAAACACACGCTACGTGGAGGCGTCGTGCTTCTTTTCTTCCTGGGCCACACGATCACGGCTCTGGAAGTACCCCTTGACC TGCCGCAGCCACCTACTATAACTCACCAGTCGCCAAAGGATTACATCATTGACCCGCGGGAGAACATCGTGATCTACTGTGAGGCCAAAGGGAAGCCCCACCCGAG CTTCTCATGGACCAGGAACGGAACGCACTTCGACATTGACCGGGACCCCAAGGTGATCATGAAGCCAAGCTCTGGGACCCTGGTCATTGACATCAGCGGGGAGAAGGCTGAAGCCTATGAAGGCATCTACCAGTGCATGGCTCGGAATGAGCACGGCACCGCGGTGTCCAACAACATCGTCATCCGCCAGTCCA GGTCCCCCTTGTGGGCAAAGGAGAGGAACGAGCCCATCATCGTGCAGGAAGGGGTATCTCTGGTCCTGCCCTGCAGACCCCCGGCTGGGCTCCCACCACCCATCATCTTCTGGATGGACAACA ATTTCCAGAGACTTCCACAGAGCAGTCGAGTTTCGCAGGCCTTGAACGGGGACCTGTACTTCTCCAATGTGCAGATGGAGGACACGCGCAGCGACTACATCTGCTACGCTCGGTTCCCCCACACCCAGACCATCCAACAAAAGCAGCCCATCACGGTTAATGTGCTGAACA TGGATGCAATCAATGAGACAATGGCAGCTTTTTTGaatgacactgatttttttaGTG ACAGTCCTGCCGGAGAGCGTCCCCCGAAATTAATGGTGCCGCATGGCACCACCAGCACAGCGATGGTCCTGAGGGGAGAGGTTCTGGAGCTCGAGTGCATCGCCGAGGgcct GCCAACCCCAGAAATCACCTGGAGGAAGGAGAGCGGAGAGCTACCCAGCGACCGGGTCTCCTTCCTCAGCTTCCAGAAGACACTGCGGATTTCCGACGTGACTGAAGCAGATGCTGGTGGCTACCGCTGCACAGCCATGAACCGCTTGGGCTCAATGCACCACATTATCACAGTCACAGTCGAAG CTGCTCCCTACTGGATCAGTGCACCCACGAATCTCATTCTGGCCCCCAAGGAGACGGGTGTTCTCATCTGCAGAGCCAGTGGGAACCCCAAGCCTACAATAACTTGGTCCATGAACGGCATTCCTATTGAGA ACTCACCCACAGACCACAACAGGAAGGTGGAAGACGACAGCATCATCTTTACACATGTTCAGGCTGGATCCAGCGCTGTTTACCAATGCAATGCCTCTAATGAATTTGGCTATCTGCTGGGCAACGCTTTTGTTAATGTACTAG CGGAGCCACCAAGGATGCTGACCCCACCAAACAAAATTTATCAGGTCATCACCAACAGTCCTGCCTTGCTGGACTGTGCAAACTTTGGGTCCCCTATCCCAAAGGTTACATG GTTCAAGGACAGCCAGACGAGTGTGCTTGACGGGGACCCCTACGTGCAGCACAAGAATGGTACGCTGGAGATCCATGTGGCTCAGAAGGCCAACAGCGGCAAGTACACTTGTGTGGCCATGAACTCCCTTGGCAAAACGGAGAACTCTGTCCACCTGGAGGTCAAAG AGCCCACCAGGATCCTCAAGCAACCTGAGTACAAGGTTGCCCAGAGGAACCAGAATGTGgtttttgagtgcaaggtgaaGCATGACCCCACACTCATTCCCACCATGATCTGGCAGAAAGACAACCAAGAGTTGCCGGACGATGAGAG GTTTGTGGTGGATGCGGACAGCCTGACCATCAATGACGTGACAGAGGTGGATGCGGGCACCTACACCTGCATTATGAACACAACCTTGGACCAGGACTCAGCCAGCGCCATGCTCACAGTCGTCG AACAACCGGATCCCCCAACAGACCTGGAGCTCACAGACCCACAGCAGAGGAGTGTCCAGCTAACCTGGGTCTCAGGAGACGATAACAACAGCCCCATCCAGA AATTCATCATCCAGTATGAGGATGCACTTCACGAACAAGGCGTTTGGCACAACCTGACCGAGGTCCCTGGGACAAAGTCCACGGCCCAGCTGAAACTCTCCCCTTATGTTCACTACACCTTTAGGGTACTGGCACTCAATGAGGTGGGCCTGAGCAAGCCCAGCTCCACATCCCGGCAGTACAAAACTGACCCGGCAG CTCCCGAGGAGAATCCTTCTGGAGTAGAGGCTGAAGGAACCGAACGTGACAACTTAGTGATATCGTGGAAG CCGCTGACCGGCCTGCAGTCCAATGGGCCGGGACTCCAGTACAAGGTCATGTGGAGGCAGAAGGATGTGGAAACGGACTGGAATTCCGTGAGGGTAGCCAACGTGTCCAAGTTCGTGGTGTCGGGCACGAAGACCTTTGTCCCGTACGAGGTGAAGGTGCAGGCGGTCAATGACTATGGGAGCAGTCCAGAACCAGAGGCGGTCCTTGGGTACTCAGGGGAAGACT TCCCTACAGCCCCCCCGCAGGGAGTGAAGGCCCTGGTGAAGAACAGCTCCTTGGCAGAGGTCCAGTGGGTGCCCGTCCCTCAGCCCTTGGTCCAGGGCCGTCTGAAGGGCTATACG GTCTACTACTGGAGGGAAAGGAGTCTCGAAGCACAAGACCCCCATGTGGAAGAACAGAAGAACCTGACCTTTAGTGGGAACAGGACCCATGGAATGCTCCCTGGACTGCAGCCCTACAGCCTCTACAGCTTCAACGTGAGGGCTGTCAACGGGAAGGGCGAGGGTCCACCAAGCTCCAGTCAGCAGTTTGAGACCCCTGAGGGAG TTCCTGGGAATCCCGAATTCGTCAGGGTCACAAACCCCACGCTGGACTCCCTGACCGTGGTGTGGGGGCCTCCCAAAGAGCCCAATGGTCGCTTGACGGGCTACACTCTCAGATACCAGCCGA tCAGTAACACAAGTGAGTTGGGCCCAGCGGTGGAGAAGTTCTTCCCAGCCAACGAAACTACTGTCACATTGCTCAACCTCAAAAACAGTACCCGCTATAAGTTTTATATCAATGCCAATACGGTCATGGGATCAGGAGCCACAATAACAGAGGAAGGAGTCACTGTTATAGACGAAG CCATGGCGAGTCGGCAGGTTGACATCGCCACGCAAGGCTGGTTCATCGGACTCATGTGCGCCATCGCCCTACTCATCCTAGTCTTGCTCATTGCCTGCTTCATCAAGAGGAACAAAGGCGGCAAGTACCCAG tgaaagagaaggaagaCGCCCATGCGGATCCCGAAATCCAGCCAATGAAGGAGGATGACGGGACATTTGGGGAATACAG TGACACCGAGGACCATAAACCTCTGAAAGGGAGCCGCACTCCTTCCAACGGCACGGTAAAGAAAGACGACAGCGACGACAGTCTGGTCGACTACGGCGAAGGCGGGGACGGCCAGTTCAACGAGGACGGCTCCTTCATCGGCCAGTACAGcgggaggaaggagagggacACGGCCGAGGGCAACGAGAGCTCGGAGGCGCCCTCCCCCGTCAACGCCATGAACTCCTTCGTGTAA